Part of the Capsicum annuum cultivar UCD-10X-F1 chromosome 12, UCD10Xv1.1, whole genome shotgun sequence genome is shown below.
AGAAAACTTCAAGCAAAAAAGTTACTCCATATGCTGCACAATTTCACTTGGTTACCAAGAATCCTTCATATTATTCTTATAGAGTCCACATAAGATCCTGAAACTTGTTTCAACTTCTGTAGAAATTTACTTTGATGGCCACTCGAATCAGGTCGAATTTCTGAAGCGGAGGCAATAAGAACAAAGTTATCTCCATTCCCGACATCTATCTCATACAACTCGGCGAAAACTTCTTGAATTTCAGCAATTACTAGCTTGTAAGATGACTGATCTGAAGGAATCACATTTATGATAACAACACCATTTTTGTTAAGCAAGGTTCTTGTGGCCAACAACGCGGATTTCTGCACAAATGCTAAAGGAGGAGCACTCATACCTACATAAGCATCGCTCGAGTCTAAATCAGCCATGATCACATCAAATTTaccatcaaaatcatcaaaacgCTCGCCATTCTCCAGAAGATAACCACGAAAACCATCACTGTCTACTTGAGTCGCGAACTTCCCAATCATTTCTAATGCATCTCCAACACACAAATGCATGGAATTACTGTCTTTCAACCCGAAAAACCTCCTTGCAACTTGCAAAACAACATCATCAACCTCAATACCCAAGACTTGAAATCCTAATTGAGACCTCAAAAAACCAAGAAGTGCCCCTCCTCCAACACCCAAACACAAAGCTTTCGGGTTTATACCACTTACTATTTTCGCGTTCAAGAATGACTCGATTACTGATAGACCTGCCACCATTGGAGTCAAATATGGATGAACTAAAACCCCATCATCAACAATCTCAAATTCAACTTCCTCCATGTTAACAAAATCGACTTTCTTGGGTTGAATCTTTATCTGTGTCTGTACCAAATTCGGCATTCTCTTGAACCTCAATCGCCTCCTATACTCTCTACCACCCGAATCCTCCAATTCCATCTCCACATTTTCTATCAACATTTCTCCAACAAAATCCCCAACACATATATCCAACACCACACTCCTTACCACCTCATCTTCATACCTCAAAAATGGAATTTCACCCAACCCGCCACCACCTGTTCGACGAAATGCCTCAATGGGCATCAACTCAATCAACAGCGGCATCAACTTGTCTTCAACAACAGACGAATCCATCACCCTATTCACCCAATTATACGAAATGGGGTTCATCGAATTCGGTGAATTCCCAATAAGCACAAGACGAGAGAGCTGAGGAAAATTAACAAGGAGTTGACGATGACCTTGTTCGGTAGAAAAATACCAATCGGATTCGCGGTTAATGGGAACCAACATTGCTGCAATTTGGGGGAGTTTTGAAGGAATAGGAGAATCAAGAACGGCAATACGGAGTTGAGAAGCATTGAAGTAATGGAGATCAAGCAAAGGATTTGGAATTGTGAAGGAAATGTAGCGGGACGGGATGATTTTTTTGAAGACAGTTGGATCCAATGCCATTTTCTTTTGGTTGAGAACGAGGAGGGAAAGGAAAATGTCAatacttttttttggttatttataacacggacaaacaacataaattttgatattttggagttaaattatagaaattttgatattttgtatgattaccgaaaatttctattttgaatctATCGAGATACTTAATTAGCTCTTGATATATCAAACGAAGTTGCATTTTATTCTTTGTTAAGATACATAATTACTTCCCGATGCATATTTTCAATTTTgggtctgttgagatacatagtACATCTAacaaagatattttttttgtgtgtaaaaatacataattagctttcgacatatttttttgattttgcgtttgtcgagatatataatacatccaacgaaaatacatattttacttgtaaagatacataattagcttccgatgcatttttttttattttgagtctgtcaaaatatataattagctctcaataattagttaaaatttttgtgattaattaattaagatgGAGATTTATGTAAATATGAGAAGTTAATGTGTAGGTTTATGTTAATTTTTCCATAACTAACACTTTACtcgaaaataaaaaaggagataGGGAGAAATGATTTTCTTCtttgagatttatattttttttaatagatatttaGATAGtatcttcttgtttcttttcTGTTTAAATTGTACGAGGATAAAAGATTTCACTTTGTTAAATTAATTTTAGCGCTTGTTTGATTATaagttttgaaattaaaattaattttaatttcaaaacttATAATCAAACAAGCGCTAAAAATAATTTTacgtgaaaaaaaatattttgcaagTGAAAATGAAAATTTTCTAATTAAATCAAACTGAAAATTTTGACA
Proteins encoded:
- the LOC107850991 gene encoding eEF1A lysine and N-terminal methyltransferase, whose protein sequence is MALDPTVFKKIIPSRYISFTIPNPLLDLHYFNASQLRIAVLDSPIPSKLPQIAAMLVPINRESDWYFSTEQGHRQLLVNFPQLSRLVLIGNSPNSMNPISYNWVNRVMDSSVVEDKLMPLLIELMPIEAFRRTGGGGLGEIPFLRYEDEVVRSVVLDICVGDFVGEMLIENVEMELEDSGGREYRRRLRFKRMPNLVQTQIKIQPKKVDFVNMEEVEFEIVDDGVLVHPYLTPMVAGLSVIESFLNAKIVSGINPKALCLGVGGGALLGFLRSQLGFQVLGIEVDDVVLQVARRFFGLKDSNSMHLCVGDALEMIGKFATQVDSDGFRGYLLENGERFDDFDGKFDVIMADLDSSDAYVGMSAPPLAFVQKSALLATRTLLNKNGVVIINVIPSDQSSYKLVIAEIQEVFAELYEIDVGNGDNFVLIASASEIRPDSSGHQSKFLQKLKQVSGSYVDSIRII